One stretch of Manis pentadactyla isolate mManPen7 chromosome 10, mManPen7.hap1, whole genome shotgun sequence DNA includes these proteins:
- the LOC130679372 gene encoding coiled-coil domain-containing protein 86-like, with the protein MWILALAGVVSFIMGIELSDYSSKVALLIVYWVFAVHNGLKEPKKVLPPAPDTDLLLLDSPPPYPPTAFPQPAAPPVPIPSPPLSPVPPVPPVPVIPPPPPTPQASGGQNVGPAGGTRSRRAPSPGAAVTLPLRALGAPSEDGQQLLQYWPFSSSDLYNWKTQNPPFSENPRGLTNLIESLLFTHQPTWDDCNQLLQVLFTTEEKDRILLEARKNVPGVDGRPTQNPAIIEEGFPLTRPDWDFNTPEGKEHLKVFRQALMAGLRGAARRPTNLAKVRGVLQGPDESPSAFLERLMEAFRQYTPYDPVSEEHKATVTVAFIDQSSKDIRKKLQKLEGLQDKTLRDLVQVAEKVYHNRETEEEKEGRKLRETEERELRKEKRQERNLHKILTTVVRETREPKPGPGGRRQQLDKDQCAYCKEKGHWARECPNRKKKLPQWEKPIAHPKILTTHGDSD; encoded by the exons ATGTGGATCCTGGCCCTTGCTGGAGTGGTATCTTTCATTATGGGCATTGAACTCTCTGACTATTCCTCAAAAGTTGCCCTTCttattgtctattgg GTTTTTGCAGTCCACAACGGCCTGAAAGAGCCTAAGAAAGTTCTGCCTCCAGCCCCTGACACAGatctcctcctcctcgattctccaCCTCCATACCCTCCTACCGCTTTCCCCCAACCTGCCGCTCCCCCGGTCCCTATTCCttccccccctctctctcctgttcctCCTGTCCCTCCTGTTCCCGTTATTCCCCCACCTCCTCCGACCCCTCAGGCCAGTGGAGGGCAGAACGTCGGCCCCGCCGGAGGGACTAGGAGCCGCCGGGCCCCCTCACCAGGGGCCGCTGTGACGCTTCCCCTTCGAGCCCTCGGCGCCCCCTCTGAGGATGGCCAGCAACTCCTACAGTATTGGCCTTTCTCTTCCTCAGACCTCTACAACTGGAAGACCCAAAATCCCCCTTTTTCAGAAAATCCCAGAGGGCTGACCAATCTGATTGAATCTTTGCTTTTCACCcatcagcccacttgggatgactgcAACCAGTTATTACAGGTCCTGtttacaacagaagaaaaagaccgGATCCTCCTAGAAGCCCGGAAAAATGTGCCGGGAGTCGATGGGCGACCCACTCAGAACCCAGCTATTATAGAAGAGGGGTTCCCTCTGACTAGACCTGATTGGGACTTCAACACCCCGGAAGGTAAGGAGCACCTGAAAGTCTTTCGCCAGGCTCTGATGGCAGGTCTCCGGGGAGCGGCGAGGCGCCCCACTAATTTGGCTAAGGTAAGGGGAGTCCTTCAAGGACCCGATGAATCCCCCTCAGCATTTTTAGAGAGGCTCATGGAGGCTTTTCGGCAGTACACTCCGTATGATCCAGTCAGTGAAGAACATAAAGCCACAGTTACTGTGGCTTTTATAGATCAGTCTAGTAAAGACATCAGGAAGAAATTGCAAAAGCTAGAAGGACTGCAGGACAAAACCCTGCGAGACTTAGTACAGGTGGCAGAGAAAGTGTATCATAATAGAgagacagaagaagagaaagagggtaGAAAGCTGCgggagactgaagaaagagagctgaggaaagaaaaacGGCAAGAACGCAACCTCCATAAAATCCTCACCACTGTTGTGAGAGAAACCAGAGAACCTAAGCCAGGGCCAGGCGGCAGGAGGCAACAGCTGGATAAAGATCAGTGTGCGTACtgtaaagaaaaggggcattgggcCAGAGAATGcccaaacaggaaaaagaaacttccgcagtgggagaaacccattgcCCACCCCAAAATTCTAACCACGCACGGAGACAGTGACTAG